A stretch of the Lolium perenne isolate Kyuss_39 chromosome 3, Kyuss_2.0, whole genome shotgun sequence genome encodes the following:
- the LOC127340432 gene encoding uncharacterized protein: MSSGDEFDLLDSSSSDDSDLEELLQDDEMEATMLLLSVKDLEDRAKLLNQRCGSVFGRNHIQQNRLLGHEQLMEDYFAEVPTYPPHLFRRRYRMRRSLFVRIVKACELHSNYFNQRRNAARVMGFSAFQKISAAMRVIAYDIPVDYTDEYLRIGEDTTTESVRRFARMIIKLYGSTYLRAPNEDDTKWLMEINEKRGWPGMLGSLDCMHWTWKNCPKIENANTHAQLVYDLKMHH; the protein is encoded by the exons ATGAGCTCGGGCGACGAGTTCGATCTGTTGGATTCGTCGAGCTCCGACGATTCCGACCTCGAAGAGCTGCTCCAGGACGACGAGATGGAGGCAACCATGCTCCTCCTCTCCGTCAAGGACCTGGAGGACCGCGCGAAGCTGCTGAATCAGAGGTGCGGCTCCGTGTTCGGCCGGAACCACATCCAGCAGAATCGCCTCCTCGGCCACGAGCAGCTGATGGAGGACTACTTCGCCGAGGTACCTACCTATCCTCCCCATCTGTTCCGTAGGAGGTATCGCATGCGACGTAGCTTGTTCGTCCGAATCGTCAAGGCCTGCGAATTGCATTCGAATTACTTCAATCAACGTAGGAATGCCGCCAGGGTGATGGGTTTCAGCGCTTTCCAAAAGATCTCTGCTGCCATGAGGGTCATTGCGTATGACATCCCTGTGGATTACACCGACGAGTATCTTCGAATTGGCGAAGATACTACCACAGAGTCAGTCCGCAGGTTTGCTCGCATGATTATCAAGTTGTACGGGTCTACGTATCTCCGAGCTCCCAACGAGGATGACACCAAATGGTTGATGGAGATAAATGAGAAAAGAGGTTGGCCTGGCATGCTTGGTAGtcttgattgtatgcattggacatggaagaATTGTCCAAAG ATTGAGAATGCCAATACCCATGCCCAGCTCGTCTATGATCTGAAGATGCACCACTGA